The Haloplanus sp. CK5-1 genome segment TGCCGCTGTTCCTCACTCACCACCGAATCGGGGTCGAGCGACGTGCGGATCGACCGCACGTCGAACTCCAGTCCGAACGTTCGGAGTTGGTCGCCCAGTGACGACAGGCGGTCGCGCGAGGCGGTGATTTCGAGGTTCGCGACGCCGTCCCGGACGGTCACCGGCGGTTCGAACGGCGCACGGGAGTTCCGGATCGACAGCAACAGGAGCGGTTCGTCGGTCTCGAACTGGACGAGCGCCCGGTCGTCCCCTCGGTGGAGCACCTCGAAGACGCGGACGCCCTCGGTCTCGTCGAGTTGCGAGAGCAGGGTCCCGATGTCCTCGGCGGTTATCTCGACCAGGCCGACGCCCGTATCGCCGTCGGGGAGCGCCGCCAGGACACGCCAAGTCGCCTCGGGAAACCGCGTAGAGAGCTCTGCGATCCAGATGGAGTCGGGGAGCGTCACGGCGAGTTTCGCAGTCGGCATAGTGGACGGAGGGGCGCCGTGACCATAAGCGTCGACGGCGCCCGGAGTGGCATGTCGCCGCTCGATGGACGGGGGTGTTCAGCATAATTCAAGGTGGAGCCTCCGACCTCAAGGAGCGAGCGTAGCGAACGAGTAGGTCGGAGAGGAAACCGACACGCTACTGCACCAACTACGTTCGATGGCTGTCCAACTCCCCTATCGAATCGTCACTAGTATAACAACATAGGCCTATATCTGAAACACGGATGGAGGTACGTCGCACCGTCCCCGTCAAACTCGACGTGGCCGACAGCGACGCCGACCTTCTCCACGAAACCATCTCCGAATTCTTGTGGGCCGCCAACTACGTCGTCGACCACGCGTGGCAAGGTGAGTACAAGACCACAGAGGGTGTCATAGAACAGTTCGCATACCAAAGAGCAGGGTGAACGCTGAGGTGGAATGAGTTCAGCGACCCTGCAAGATGATCCTTCGGTAGAATCGTTCTTCAATGCCGTGGAAACGGAGACGTTGGCGTTGTTCGAGCACCTCTCCTTCGAGTTTCTTGAAGGGTTCGACGTGTTCGCCCCGGCGGAGACGGGGCGAACACGAGATCTTGAGCCGCCCGAGATGATGCGTGGCTTTCTCCATTGCTATTACAAGAACATCTACGGTATCCGTCCGGTTGCACGAGAACTGAACAACACCGTTGTCTGGCTCAGCTGTAGCTTCGATCGACCGCCGTCGAGAGACGCGGTCGATCGATTCCTCACTGATCTTGAGCACGTTGTTGACCGGGTCTTCGACCATCTCGTCGAGCAGGCCGCCTTGCGGGGCCTGCTCGACTTGACGTATTCTATCGATTCAACCGACGTGAGAGCGATGCCCGCCGATCCAGACGCATCGAAGTGCTATGATCCAACCGATGACGAGTACTACTACGGCTACGGCTGCACGATCGTCTCAACCGGGCAAAAGATCCCGATTGCAGCCGAGTTCACCGAGAGCAAACAAGCACCAGAAGAGACGGCGATGCGCGTCACGCGTGACGCGCTCGCCGTCGGGAAACCGATGTGGATGCTTGGAGACAGTGCCTACGACACGCTCGACTGGCACGACCACCTGCTGGCCGCAGGGGTCGTGCCAGTCGCTCCGTACAATCCACGAAACACCGACGACCCGAAAGATATCGAGTACAGGGTAGAAGACCGCATTGAAAAACACAGCAACGACGTTCAGCTGAAGCAATCAACGCTAGACGAGACGTACAACCGCCGGAGTGGCGTCGAACGAACCAACGAATCAGTCAAGGGCTGCGGCCTCGGGCGAACGCACGCCCGAGGCCGCGTCCATGCACGAGCGCAGGTGTTCCTCGCGTTGTGTCTGCGCCTCGTCGTCGCAATCACCAACTACGAACGCGGAGACAATCCGGGAAGCACAATCATCACGGTGTGAGAAGAGTTCTATGACACCCTCGACCACAAGCAAAGCCAAACTCCAGCGCGAAACCTACGACGACGTGCGGGCCGAAACAGGGCTCCAAGCTAACCTCGTTCAGAACGCTCGCAACAAGGCCGCCGACGCCGTACAGAGCATCGTCTCTCGGTGGAGGCAAGGTGACGACGCGGGGAAACCACACTTCACTGCCCCGACGCTCGTCTACGACAAGCGGTGTGCGACGTTCAACGACGACCACGCGACGCTCTCAACCGTCGAAGGGCGTATCACCGCCAAGTACGTCCTCCCCGACGAGAGCCGCGAGACGCCCCACTCGGAGTACCTGTTCAACGATGATTACGAAGTGACGGGCGGGGAACTCCACTACTGCGACGGTGAGTTCTACCTTCACGTCCGAACAAAGGCGGACGTGGAGTTCGAGACCGCCGACAAAGGCAACGACGGGCACAACACAGTCCTCGGCGTTGACCTCGGCGTCGAGAACGTCGCCGTCACCTCAACTGGCGAGTTCTGGAACGGGTCGGGGTTGAACCACTGGCATCGCGAGTTCGAGAAACGGCGTGGGTCGCTCCAACGGCGCGGGACGCGGGCCGCCCACGAAACCATCCAGTCGGTCGGACGCACCGAGACGGGCCGCTACGACCACGTTTTACACACTGTCTCGAAAGAACTCGTCGCGGAAGCCGTCGAATACGACTGTGACGTAATCGCGTTCGAGAACCTGACTGGGATTCGTGAGCGGATGCCGAACGCCAAGAAGTTCCATGTGTGGGCGTTCCGCCGACTGTTCGAGTACGTCGAGTACAAAGCCGAAGTCGTCGGCATCTCGGTTGAACAGGTGAGTCCCGCATACACGAGCCAGCGGTGCTCTAAGTGCGGCTTCACTCACGAAAACAACCGCCCGGCCTCGGACGGACAGGACGTATTCGAGTGCCTGAAATGCGGGTACTCACCACACGCGGACTACAACGCGGCGAAGAATATCGGCCTGAAGCATCTCCGCACGGCGCAAAAGTCGTCGGGCGGAGGCGCACCCGTAAACGTGCGCTTGAATCGCGGGACATTGAACGTGAACGGCAATTACCAGCCTGCCGCCGACGGCGGCCAGAACGGGAGTCCACGCGAAAGCCCCACCCTCAACGAAGCGAACGGTGGAGCCGTGAGCGAGTAGGGTGGGGTAGTTTACGCGTACTGTGGCCCCTCCTGGCTGCTGTCGTGGGCGTCGGGGTCGTAGATCTCCTCGTTCTCGTCGCCGACCACGTCGACCTCGGCGAGCATCCCGCGGCGAGCGACGCGGCTGAGGGCGTGGTCGACGAGTTTGATCCGCTCGGGGACCGGCGTGTCCATCTCGCCGATCATACAACTTCCCGGCGGGACCTTCACCGTCTGGATGTTCTTGTCGGCGTAGGCATCGAGGTCGCCGTCCTCCGGGACGCCGCCGTCGCGGTAGGCCCGCTTCCAGACGTTCCCGATCGGGTGGAAGTTACTGGAGTAGTTCGGCCCGCCGTCGACCATGAACACCCTCACCCGGTCGCCCTGATCGACCTCGATCGGACCGCGGTTCGCGGCCGCCCACGCGTACTTCTCGCCGTTCAGGAGGACGTACGTCGGGTTCTCGTTTCGCATCCCCTCCATGTCGAAGCTGTGTTTGCCCTCTTGACCGACGTCCCCGTCGGTGTACACTTCGTGCTGTCCGAAGTAGAGTTCCCGATCCACTTCTGGCAATCCGTCGCGCGGCTCGACGACGATCATGCCGAACATCCCCGCGCTGATGTGCATGTCCAGGTTCGGCACGGCACAGTGGTAGATGAACGCGCCGGGGTAGTCGGCCCGGAACCGCATCGCGTTCTCCTCGCCCGGCGCGGCGGTGGTCGCCACCGATCCGCCGCCAGTGCCGTAGACGGCGTGGAAGTCGACGTTGTGAGGCAGCGCGTTCTCCGGCGGGTTCTCGACGGTCAGATCCACGGTGTCGCCCTGGCGGACCCGCACCATCGGACCGGGGATCTGACCGTCGAACGTCATGAAGTCGAACGTGACGCCGGGCTCGATCTCCGCCGTCACCTCCTCGTAGCGGAGCGTGATCTCGTGGGTCGTCGGTTCGTCGCGGTCGATCGGTTCCGGTAGGTCCGTCGGGTCGGCCGCGACCTGATCGGCAGTTGGGGTCGCGGTCCCCTCCATCTGCCGTCGTTCCGTTTCAGTCTCCGCCGCCGTCGGAGCCTGGGTGCTGCACCCTGCAACGGTCGCCGCACCGCCGAGACCGAGCGCTTGCATCGCCCGGCGGCGGGTGGTATCGAACATTGGGAGTCACCTCTACACCTGCAGTTCGGGGTGCCAGGGGTATGAACCGGGACGTCGATTCCCTCCGGCTGAGACGACCGCCGAACCTGTTCGGGCCGAGGAGGTCGTGGGGACGACGTGGCCGTGGCCTGCGGTGGTGGCGGTAGCGATACAGGGACCGGGATCGGCCCCGTCAGCAACAGAAGATGAACGGGTAGACTAGGCTCACGCGGTCGCCGTCCTCGATCTCCGTGTCGAACCCGTCCAGAACCTCGTTGAACTTCCCGTCGATCAACACGCGTGCGTAGGGTTTGGTCTGTTCTCCCTCCGGGTTCTTGTGCCACTTTCCGGGGAGGTTCTCGGGCGGTTCGGCCCACCCGCTCGTCGTCGCTTCGGCCTCGGTTTCGGCGATCAGCATCTCCGCGAGTTCCGGCCGTTCGTCGAACAGCGTCTCCAGCAGGTCTCGGAGCGTGTCGCCCTCGAACGAGAACTCCTGGTGGGGTTGGTCCATCCGGTCGCGGACGTGCCCCGTCGCGTGGAGCGCGACCGTCGTAGTCTTCCCCTGGCTCTCGACTTCGGCCTCGGTTGTCGTGCTCATGACGTACTCCGATACGCGGTCATCACCCGAAAAGGTGTGTCCGAACATGTTCGACGGGGGAGAAACGGCCGTGGCGATCAAACGGCGGGTCTAAGTGACTCCCTCAGTCAGGGAGAGTATGGTGCGCGATCCGCTGTCGGGCGACGACTCGCCCGATCTGCAGTCGGTCCTCGACGCCCTCGACGACGCCGACTGCCGGACCATCATCAGACACTTCGACGAGCCGATGACTGCCACCGAGGTGTCCGAGAAATGTGATATTCCCATGTCGACGACATACCGAAAGCTCGATCTGCTCACCGACGCCTCGCTGCTCGTGGAGGGTACGGAGATCAGGCCCGGCGGCCACCACGCGACCCGATACGAACTCGACTTCGAGACGGTTTCGGTCGGCGTAACCGACACCCAGGAGCTCGAAGTGTCGATCGACCGACCGGCACGCACCGCGGACGAACGCCTCGCGTCGCTGTGGGGGGAGGTTCGCAAGGAGACATGAGTCACCTCGACATCGCACTGACGGCGGTCAAATCCGGGACGCTCCTGCTCGGCAGTCTCATCGTCCTCCTCTCGTTGAAGGCGTACCGCCGAACGGGGGCCACCGCTCTGCGGGCGCTCACCGTCGGTTTCGGCTTGATCACGCTGGGGGCCATCGCCGCCGGCGTCGGCCACCAGTTCACGTCGCTCTCGCTCGCACAGTCGGTCGTCATCGAGAGTTCGCTCACGTTCGCCGGCTTCGCCGTCATCGTCTACTCGCTGTACGTCGAGTGATCAGTAGACGACGTACAGCAGGGCGTAGACGGCGTTTCCGAGGACGAACGAGATCACCCAGAGGCTCGCTGCGACCCGGCCGACACGGGCGTGTGCGGTGTCCGTGAGCGCTCCGACGGGGTGGGTCGTCCCGAGCAACAACACGTAGTACAGCAACGGGATGCAGACGACGGCGAGCAGGATGTGGATCGCGAGCAAGGGGAGGTAGAGCCGTCGGTACACGGTGTCGGGCCCCGGGAACGCCGCGGGGCCTTCGAGGACGACCTTGTAGAGGTACAGGAGCAGAAAGACGGCGAACAGCCCCGCCGAGAGGAGCATCGCTGCGCGGTGGCGGCCGAACTCGCGGCGCCGGGCGAAGGCGACGCCGGCGGTGATAGTGACGACGGCGACGGTGCTGAGGACGGCGTTGACGTGCGGGATGGCGGCGAGGACTGCGTCGGGGGCACGCGGGATCGCTGCGCGCGGGATCATCCCGAGGGCCGCCGCGAACACGAGTGCTAGCGACGTCAGCGAGAGAGCCACGGTCAGTTCCGGGACCCGATCGCGTGCGTTCGAGTACATGGCGGATCTGCGTGGGCGATCCACAAAATCCCCGCGGCTTCACGCCGCCGAACTCCGTGGTGGCGGCGGGACGCTCGACTGTGGGAGGGGCAAAAGGAAAGCCATTTCAAATACCCCCGTCAAGGAGCGTATGCGTTCGACGCGACACAGAACCCACGCGAGCGTGGGTAGCCAAGCTAGGCCAACGGCGCAGCGTTGAGGGCGCTGTCCTGTAGAGGTCCGCCGGTTCAAATCCGGTCCCACGCATCGCACTGGCGGGTCACACACCCGCTGTCCACCCACACGGGTGGCGATGCCGGTGATTCCCCTCCGGGACATCACCCACGCACAACTTCTCCGACGTGCCGATCGACGAGTCAGCGAAGCGTTCAGGTGCCGTCCGTCCGAACGTTCGGCCGATGGCGCTCTACCTGCACGCGGTCCCGGGGGTCGACTCGGCCTCGATCGGTCTCGTCGCGGTCGTCACCGTCGCGGCCATCGGGGCGGCCACGCTCCTCGGCCTCGCCTTCGCTGCGTTCGTCCGCCGACGGTCGCGGCCCTACCTGCTCCTCGTCGCCGCCTTCGCGGCGCTGCTCGGGCGGTCGGCGGTCGTCGTGGCCAGCCTGTTCGGTCTGCTCTCGCCCGCGAACCACCACGTCTTCGAGCACGGACTCGACGCCGTGCTCGTCGCACTCGTCGTCGCCGCCGTGTACTACGCCCGGACCGTCCGGCGGGAGGCGTCGGCGTCGTGACCCGACACCGCGACCGCATCCGACGACACGTCGCGTCCAACCCCGGCGTCCACTTCAATCGACTCGCCCGCGACCTCGATTTGGCGACCGGGCAGGTCCAACACCACCTGAAGACGCTCCGGCGGGCCGACGACCTGATCGCCGAACCCCGCTACGGGCGCACTCACTACTACACCCCCGAGTACGGCCCGTGGGAGCGCGGCGCGCTCGCGGTGATCCGGCGCGAGACGGCACGCGACGTCCTCGTCCATCTGATCGAGCACGGCCCGAGCGCGCCCGGATCGGTCGCGTCGGCCCTCGACGTGGCCCGGAGCACGCTGGAGTGGCATCTGGACCACCTGACCGAACAGGACCTCGTCGAGAAGCGCCGCGACGACGGCGGCCGCGTGACGCTCGCGCTCACCCGTCCCGAGGGGACCGCCCGACTCCTTGGACTGGTCGAGCCCTCCCTCCCCGAACGGTTGGTCGACCGCTTCACCCGACTGGTCGACGGGCACGCCGACGAGTAGCGGCCGTCTTCGAGAGCCGAACCACAACCGGGATGGGGACGAGCCCCCAACGTTCGTCGACTGATGTCCGACGGCGACCTCCCACGACGGACCGTCCTGAAAGCTGCCGTCGCGATCGGTAGTGCTGGCGCGCTGAGTGCCTGTCTCGACCGCTCCGACGCGGGGGACGCGCCGACCGGCGACCCCGACGCCAAACCGTCGCGACAACACGCCTGGCGGGAGTACGTCCGTCGCGACGAGCACGGCAACACGCAGTTGCCGTCCCACCAGATCCTCCTCTACGTCGACTTCGACGGCGACGGCCCACCTACCGCCGACGACCGGGCCGCCCTCGCCGAGACGCTCGACGGTCTGGACCGTGCCTACGAGTGGAGCAACGAAGGACTCCTCCACTCGATGGCCTACTCGCCGTCCTACTTCGACCGGTTCGACGCCGACCCCGCCGGCGTCTCCCTCCCGGAGCCGCGGGCACTCTCGCCGTTCGAGTCACCGACGTTCGACCGGCAGGACGCGGTGCTCCACCTGGCGAGCGACCACCCCGAAGTGGTGCTGACCGCCGACCGCGCCCTGCGGGGCGAACGCGAGACGGCCAACGGAGTCACCGTTCCGTCGCTGACCGACGTGGCGACCGTCGACTCCCGGCGAACCGGCTTCGTCGGTGCCGGCCTCCCCGCCGAGAACCAGGACGCCACGGGCATCCCCGACTCCCAGCCCGTTCCCGAAGCCTCGCCGCTCTTCATGGGCTTTACCGCCGGCTTCCGTGGCAACCAGGCGACGGAGTCATACGTCACCCTCGACTCCGGCCCCTTCGCCGGCGGGACGACGAAGGTAATCGCCAACTTCCGGCAACGCCTCGACGACTGGTACGACGAGCAGTCCTACGACGAGCGGGTGACGGAACTGTTCAGCCCGGGTCACGCCGAGAACGACCTGGTCGAGGGCGTCGGCGAGAACCTCGGGGCCGACAGCGACATCGATCGGTTCGTCGACGACGTCGTCGCCGACGCGAAGGAGTACGGCCGCGTGGGACACGCCCAGAAGGCGGCGCGGGCGAACCGCGACCCGGAGGGGAACGTCCGCCTCCTCCGTCGTCACATCGAGTCGACCGACGACATCGAGTCGGAGGAGAAGGTCGCGAGCCTCCACTTTCCGTCGCTCCAGCGGGACATCGCCGCGTTCGAGACGGTCCGGCGATCCATGAACGGCACCGACGCGACGGCGGCGACGCCGGCGGTCCGACAGCGCGTCAACAACGGCATCCTCGAGTACATCTTCGTCCGGCGCCGGGGGTACTTCCTCGTCCCGCCGCGCCGACACCGGGTGCTCCCGACGCCCGATCCGGAGTGACGGTTCGACGACCGGACCAGAACGGGTTTTCCCGCCCGGCTCCGAGAACGGGTATGGAGCGTCGAGATTTGCTTCGGGCCGGCGGCGTGATGGCGGCGGCGTCGATGGCGGGCTGTTCCGGCCTCGTCGAGACGCAGGCCGGGAACGT includes the following:
- a CDS encoding transposase, with product MTPSTTSKAKLQRETYDDVRAETGLQANLVQNARNKAADAVQSIVSRWRQGDDAGKPHFTAPTLVYDKRCATFNDDHATLSTVEGRITAKYVLPDESRETPHSEYLFNDDYEVTGGELHYCDGEFYLHVRTKADVEFETADKGNDGHNTVLGVDLGVENVAVTSTGEFWNGSGLNHWHREFEKRRGSLQRRGTRAAHETIQSVGRTETGRYDHVLHTVSKELVAEAVEYDCDVIAFENLTGIRERMPNAKKFHVWAFRRLFEYVEYKAEVVGISVEQVSPAYTSQRCSKCGFTHENNRPASDGQDVFECLKCGYSPHADYNAAKNIGLKHLRTAQKSSGGGAPVNVRLNRGTLNVNGNYQPAADGGQNGSPRESPTLNEANGGAVSE
- a CDS encoding helix-turn-helix domain-containing protein gives rise to the protein MVRDPLSGDDSPDLQSVLDALDDADCRTIIRHFDEPMTATEVSEKCDIPMSTTYRKLDLLTDASLLVEGTEIRPGGHHATRYELDFETVSVGVTDTQELEVSIDRPARTADERLASLWGEVRKET
- the nirK gene encoding copper-containing nitrite reductase, translated to MFDTTRRRAMQALGLGGAATVAGCSTQAPTAAETETERRQMEGTATPTADQVAADPTDLPEPIDRDEPTTHEITLRYEEVTAEIEPGVTFDFMTFDGQIPGPMVRVRQGDTVDLTVENPPENALPHNVDFHAVYGTGGGSVATTAAPGEENAMRFRADYPGAFIYHCAVPNLDMHISAGMFGMIVVEPRDGLPEVDRELYFGQHEVYTDGDVGQEGKHSFDMEGMRNENPTYVLLNGEKYAWAAANRGPIEVDQGDRVRVFMVDGGPNYSSNFHPIGNVWKRAYRDGGVPEDGDLDAYADKNIQTVKVPPGSCMIGEMDTPVPERIKLVDHALSRVARRGMLAEVDVVGDENEEIYDPDAHDSSQEGPQYA
- a CDS encoding winged helix-turn-helix transcriptional regulator gives rise to the protein MTRHRDRIRRHVASNPGVHFNRLARDLDLATGQVQHHLKTLRRADDLIAEPRYGRTHYYTPEYGPWERGALAVIRRETARDVLVHLIEHGPSAPGSVASALDVARSTLEWHLDHLTEQDLVEKRRDDGGRVTLALTRPEGTARLLGLVEPSLPERLVDRFTRLVDGHADE
- a CDS encoding helix-turn-helix domain-containing protein; amino-acid sequence: MPTAKLAVTLPDSIWIAELSTRFPEATWRVLAALPDGDTGVGLVEITAEDIGTLLSQLDETEGVRVFEVLHRGDDRALVQFETDEPLLLLSIRNSRAPFEPPVTVRDGVANLEITASRDRLSSLGDQLRTFGLEFDVRSIRTSLDPDSVVSEEQRQLIETAVGRGYYDTPRECTLTELADHLDIAKSTASERLHRAEGAIIRAFVDDTEF
- a CDS encoding DUF7471 family protein, whose amino-acid sequence is MALYLHAVPGVDSASIGLVAVVTVAAIGAATLLGLAFAAFVRRRSRPYLLLVAAFAALLGRSAVVVASLFGLLSPANHHVFEHGLDAVLVALVVAAVYYARTVRREASAS
- a CDS encoding transposase; protein product: MSSATLQDDPSVESFFNAVETETLALFEHLSFEFLEGFDVFAPAETGRTRDLEPPEMMRGFLHCYYKNIYGIRPVARELNNTVVWLSCSFDRPPSRDAVDRFLTDLEHVVDRVFDHLVEQAALRGLLDLTYSIDSTDVRAMPADPDASKCYDPTDDEYYYGYGCTIVSTGQKIPIAAEFTESKQAPEETAMRVTRDALAVGKPMWMLGDSAYDTLDWHDHLLAAGVVPVAPYNPRNTDDPKDIEYRVEDRIEKHSNDVQLKQSTLDETYNRRSGVERTNESVKGCGLGRTHARGRVHARAQVFLALCLRLVVAITNYERGDNPGSTIITV
- a CDS encoding pterin cluster protein, with translation MSTTTEAEVESQGKTTTVALHATGHVRDRMDQPHQEFSFEGDTLRDLLETLFDERPELAEMLIAETEAEATTSGWAEPPENLPGKWHKNPEGEQTKPYARVLIDGKFNEVLDGFDTEIEDGDRVSLVYPFIFCC
- a CDS encoding DUF420 domain-containing protein — protein: MYSNARDRVPELTVALSLTSLALVFAAALGMIPRAAIPRAPDAVLAAIPHVNAVLSTVAVVTITAGVAFARRREFGRHRAAMLLSAGLFAVFLLLYLYKVVLEGPAAFPGPDTVYRRLYLPLLAIHILLAVVCIPLLYYVLLLGTTHPVGALTDTAHARVGRVAASLWVISFVLGNAVYALLYVVY
- a CDS encoding DUF7405 family protein, with product MSDGDLPRRTVLKAAVAIGSAGALSACLDRSDAGDAPTGDPDAKPSRQHAWREYVRRDEHGNTQLPSHQILLYVDFDGDGPPTADDRAALAETLDGLDRAYEWSNEGLLHSMAYSPSYFDRFDADPAGVSLPEPRALSPFESPTFDRQDAVLHLASDHPEVVLTADRALRGERETANGVTVPSLTDVATVDSRRTGFVGAGLPAENQDATGIPDSQPVPEASPLFMGFTAGFRGNQATESYVTLDSGPFAGGTTKVIANFRQRLDDWYDEQSYDERVTELFSPGHAENDLVEGVGENLGADSDIDRFVDDVVADAKEYGRVGHAQKAARANRDPEGNVRLLRRHIESTDDIESEEKVASLHFPSLQRDIAAFETVRRSMNGTDATAATPAVRQRVNNGILEYIFVRRRGYFLVPPRRHRVLPTPDPE
- a CDS encoding DUF7521 family protein; amino-acid sequence: MSHLDIALTAVKSGTLLLGSLIVLLSLKAYRRTGATALRALTVGFGLITLGAIAAGVGHQFTSLSLAQSVVIESSLTFAGFAVIVYSLYVE